A single Acropora palmata chromosome 5, jaAcrPala1.3, whole genome shotgun sequence DNA region contains:
- the LOC141880978 gene encoding uncharacterized protein LOC141880978: MMKCRTTTFGAESAADILSEKILTTHRKFREGVSKEVFESEKIFEMYHTFLETDLTLIRLHSCAKGNDIEMAIELVLNYGMDVNFAAERNITPLLWASTAASSLSIKTLIDLGADVNAKAFVDRSSCFYGSPTLHSAILGNNRAVVNMLLAYKVDASISDQEGNTVLHLSTSKQLYDISQSLIDSGCKVNWSNGKGETPLYSAIRGNNIAHVQLLLKNNAAANFQDIWGNTPLHISAGEGFSDISQLLIDAGGKINGSNDRRETPLFSAIRGNKKADVQLLLNNNAYANFQDTSGNTPLHISTGEGFSEISQLLIDAGCKINVSNDEGETPLYSPIRSNEKAVVQLLLKNNAEANTQDRRGNSPLHISAVMGFSDISQLLINAGCKINVSNNEGETPLFSAIRSKDIAHVRLLLKNNVDANFQGTSGNTPLHISTVRGFSDISQLLIDAGCKMNVSNDEGETPLVSAIRRNDIAQVEFLLMNNADANFQDRQGNLSNDRDMSTLLFDAVLKNNAAFVKLLLEHRTNSSFQDSWGHTPLHKAIIKGFSDISEMLIKSGCNVNLTDNSGTTPLHCSVIVKSTAFVSLLLASYADANIQDTSGNTPLHLSISKGFSEIAQLLIGAACNTNLRNQRGETPLHSAVRENDTTVVKHLLKSEADTNIQDQRGNTPLHISTLKGFSDISQLLIDSGCDINLRNNRGESPFDVGPRPSPDTRS; this comes from the coding sequence ATGATGAAATGCCGAACAACTACTTTCGGCGCAGAGTCAGCAGCTGATATTTTGTCAGAGAAGATTTTGACAACGCACAGAAAGTTTCGTGAAGGTGTGTCCAAAGAGGTCTTTGAGAGTgagaaaatatttgaaatgtaCCACACGTTCCTTGAGACTGACTTAACACTAATAAGGCTGCATTCATGCGCCAAGGGGAACGACATAGAAATGGCGATTGAACTCGTTTTAAATTATGGAATGGATGTCAATTTTGCTGCAGAGAGAAACATCACACCCTTGCTTTGGGCGAGTACAGCGGCCTCAAGTTTGTCAATCAAAACCCTGATTGATCTTGGTGCAGACGTAAATGCTAAAGCATTCGTAGACAGAAGTTCTTGCTTCTACGGTAGCCCCACACTTCATTCTGCAATCCTTGGCAACAACAGAGCTGTCGTTAACATGTTACTTGCATACAAGGTGGATGCGAGTATTAGTGACCAAGAAGGAAACACAGTTCTTCATTTATCCACTTCCAAGCAACTGTACGACATTTCACAGTCGTTGATAGACTCTGGCTGCAAAGTCAATTGGAGTAACGGCAAAGGTGAAACACCACTTTATTCTGCTATTCGTGGCAACAATATAGCTCATGTTCAGCTTTTGCTAAAGAATAACGCGGCTGCGAATTTTCAGGACATATGGGGAAATACCCCTCTTCATATATCTGCGGGTGAGGGATTTTCTGACATCTCACAGTTGTTGATTGACGCTGGCGGCAAAATCAATGGAAGTAACGACAGGCGTGAAACGCCACTTTTTTCTGCTATTCGTGGCAACAAAAAAGCTGATGTTCAGCTTTTGCTAAACAACAACGCCTATGCTAATTTTCAGGACACATCGGGAAATACCCCTCTTCATATATCTACGGGTGAGGGATTTTCTGAGATTTCACAGTTGTTGATTGACGctggctgcaaaatcaatgtgaGTAACGACGAGGGTGAAACACCACTTTATTCTCCTATTCGTAGCAACGAAAAAGCTGTTGTTCAGCTTTTGCTAAAGAACAACGCCGAAGCGAATACTCAGGACCGACGCGGTAATAGCCCTCTTCATATTTCTGCGGTTATGGGATTTTCTgacatttcacagttgttgaTTAACGctggctgcaaaatcaatgtgaGTAACAACGAGGGTGAAACGCCACTTTTTTCTGCTATTCGTAGCAAAGATATTGCTCATGTTCGGCTTTTGCTAAAGAACAACGTTGATGCGAATTTTCAGGGCACATCGGGAAATACCCCTCTTCATATATCTACGGTTAGGGGGTTTTCTgacatttcacagttgttgaTTGACGCTGGCTGCAAAATGAATGTGAGTAATGACGAGGGTGAAACGCCACTTGTTTCTGCTATACGTAGGAACGATATTGCTCAAGTTGAGTTTTTGCTAATGAACAACGCGGATGCGAATTTTCAGGACAGACAAGGAAACCTGAGCAACGACCGCGATATGAGCACGTTACTCTTCGATGCAGTCCTTAAAAATAATGCAGCTTTTGTTAAGCTATTGCTCGAACACAGAACTAATTCGAGTTTTCAAGATTCATGGGGACATACGCCGCTTCATAAAGCCATCATTAAAGGATTTTCTGATATTTCCGAAATGTTGATAAAATCTGGCTGCAATGTCAACCTAACGGACAATAGCGGTACTACACCACTTCACTGTTCAGTCATTGTAAAAAGTACAGCCTTCGTTAGCCTTTTACTTGCATCCTACGCAGATGCGAATATTCAAGACACGTCGGGAAACACGCCGCTTCATTTATCAATTAGCAAGGGATTTTCCGAAATTGCACAGTTGTTGATAGGAGCTGCGTGCAACACAAATCTGAGAAACCAAAGAGGTGAGACACCACTCCATTCTGCTGTCCGTGAAAATGATACAACTGTGGTGAAGCATTTGCTCAAAAGCGAGGCTGACACAAACATTCAAGACCAACGGGGAAATACACCGCTTCATATTTCGACTTTAAAGGGTTTTTCCGACATTTCACAGTTATTGATTGACTCTGGCTGCGACATCAATCTAAGAAACAACCGCGGTGAGAGCCCCTTTGATGTTGGACCTCGTCCTTCTCCTGATACAAGAAGTTAA
- the LOC141880983 gene encoding uncharacterized protein LOC141880983 isoform X2, with amino-acid sequence MAEQYLVTDEVKEKLNLETIRVKTTIEEENYLNCRKVLLECSGTSASQPIAPEDSMNQGPLAIPQAVSPPDQTTVQQQFKEQTSTSDTKNPKKLGKKGISETTAEHGTSAAQPRLPEDSVCPLDPTTVQQQFKEDMDTHETAKVQTLEEQLHRVTPEAFYEPGSVLELEVKEEEKVLATSEDEQHLRDFGETSSSKITAADDWLEQSPLAIPKAVGQLHPTPLNQHIGEGSVSVGSKNEEKLGKRRFSDSSAGHGTDTSGIAKMLRSEEQLPSVSSETFYEPHFSMHKSKSNEEKKALATPGNSTSGGFGGEGDGTPSSTQQSVLDQGTSIIEMATAAGHEEVPVSFCIIFKNLKGTLAYLESFFLSF; translated from the exons ATGGCAGAGCAGTACCTTGTAACCGATGAAGTAAAAGAGAAACTGAACCTGGAGACAATTAGGGTAAAGACAACCATAGAAGAGGAAAACTATTTGAACTGCAGGAAAGTTCTCTTGGAGTGTTCAG GGACCTCTGCTTCTCAGCCTATAGCACCAGAAGACTCCATGAATCAAGGACCTCTTGCAATCCCTCAAGCTGTTTCCCCACCCGATCAAACAACAGTGCAGCAGCAGTTTAAGGAACAAACAAGCACCTCAGACACCAAAAATCCAAAGAAGCTGGGCAAAAAAGGAATTTCAGAAACCACTGCTGAGCATG GGACCTCTGCTGCTCAACCTAGATTACCAGAAGACTCAGTTTGCCCACTGGATCCAACAACAGTGCAGCAGCAGTTTAAAGAAG ACATGGATACACATGAAACTGCCAAAGTACAAACATTAGAAGAACAGTTACACAGAGTCACACCAGAAGCATTTTATGAACCTGGTTCAGTGCTTGAATTGGAAGTAAAGGAAGAGGAGAAAGTTTTGGCAACATCTGAAGATGAACAGCACTTGAGAGATTTTGGAG AGACTTCCTCTTCTAAAATCACAGCTGCTGATGACTGGTTAGAACAAAGTCCTCTTGCAATCCCCAAAGCAGTGGGCCAACTCCATCCAACACCATTAAATCAGCACATTGGGGAAGGTTCAGTGTCTGTAGGATCAAAAAATGAAGAGAAGTTGGGGAAAAGAAGATTTTCAGACTCTAGTGCTGGGCATG GGACAGACACAAGTGGAATTGCCAAAATGCTTAGGTCAGAGGAACAGTTACCTTCAGTTTCATCCGAGACATTTTATGAACCTCATTTTTCAATGCACAAGAGTAAAAGTAATGAAGAGAAGAAAGCTTTGGCAACACCTGGAAACAGTACATCGGGAGGGTTTGGAG GAGAAGGTGACGGAACTCCATCATCTACTCAACAAAGTGTTCTTGATCAGGGAACTAGCATCATTGAGATGGCCACAGCTGCAGGCCATGAGGAAGTACCGGTAAGTTTTTgcatcatttttaaaaacctTAAAGGAACATTAGCTTATTtagagagtttttttttaagtttttag
- the LOC141880987 gene encoding uncharacterized protein LOC141880987: protein MMSLDDVSEQADAVREMLNITLLASEWKSSAGGLSTLNRELAIHLAQIQNVRVSLLVPEGACSDEDKREARSFGISILDAKKCVAVEPLVWLSNPPQDHKIDVIVGHGVKLGCQVQFIKEHTQFKNCKWVHVVHTAPEDLSKYKGYGNPISKGEKKLWDEVDLCKCADLVVPVGPTLKKAYHSYLQECKKDEDFYELIPGLFEREFGDLPAKQKPKDESDDFIVLLCGRGDEEDFELKGYNIAVKAFVDQRLKGKHYSLLFVGSPEGRQDKIRKRLLK, encoded by the coding sequence ATGATGTCACTAGATGATGTATCTGAACAAGCAGATGCAGTGAGGGAAATGTTAAACATTACTCTGCTAGCAAGTGAATGGAAGTCGTCAGCTGGTGGTTTGTCAACATTAAATAGGGAGCTTGCAATTCATCTGGCACAGATACAAAATGTGAGAGTTTCACTGTTGGTCCCAGAGGGTGCTTGTAGTGATGAAGACAAAAGGGAGGCTAGAAGTTTTGGCATCAGTATTCTTGATGCAAAGAAATGTGTTGCTGTTGAACCTCTCGTTTGGTTGAGCAACCCACCTCAGGATCACAAAATAGATGTTATTGTTGGTCATGGTGTGAAACTTGGTTGTCAAGTGCAGTTCATTAAAGAACATACACAAttcaaaaattgcaagtgGGTACATGTGGTTCATACTGCGCCAGAAGACCTCAGCAAATATAAGGGCTATGGTAATCCAATTTCAAAAGGTGAAAAGAAGCTCTGGGATGAGGTTGACCTTTGCAAATGTGCTGACCTTGTTGTTCCAGTGGGACCAACACTTAAAAAGGCTTATCATTCGTATTTACAAGAATGTAAAAAAGATGAGGACTTTTATGAGCTTATTCCTGGTCTTTTTGAGCGTGAGTTTGGAGATTTACCTGCAAAGCAGAAACCCAAAGATGAGAGTGATGATTTCATTGTATTGTTGTGTGGGCGTGGTGATGAAGAGGATTTTGAATTGAAAGGGTACAACATTGCGGTCAAGGCATTTGTTGATCAGCGACTGAAGGGAAAACATTACTCTTTGCTTTTTGTTGGTTCACCTGAAGGGAGGCAGGATAAGATCAGGAAAAGGCTTCTCAAATAA
- the LOC141880983 gene encoding uncharacterized protein LOC141880983 isoform X1 — MAEQYLVTDEVKEKLNLETIRVKTTIEEENYLNCRKVLLECSGTSASQPIAPEDSMNQGPLAIPQAVSPPDQTTVQQQFKEQTSTSDTKNPKKLGKKGISETTAEHGTSAAQPRLPEDSVCPLDPTTVQQQFKEGETNIGNKSPKKLGKRGISESSAEHDMDTHETAKVQTLEEQLHRVTPEAFYEPGSVLELEVKEEEKVLATSEDEQHLRDFGETSSSKITAADDWLEQSPLAIPKAVGQLHPTPLNQHIGEGSVSVGSKNEEKLGKRRFSDSSAGHGTDTSGIAKMLRSEEQLPSVSSETFYEPHFSMHKSKSNEEKKALATPGNSTSGGFGGEGDGTPSSTQQSVLDQGTSIIEMATAAGHEEVPVSFCIIFKNLKGTLAYLESFFLSF; from the exons ATGGCAGAGCAGTACCTTGTAACCGATGAAGTAAAAGAGAAACTGAACCTGGAGACAATTAGGGTAAAGACAACCATAGAAGAGGAAAACTATTTGAACTGCAGGAAAGTTCTCTTGGAGTGTTCAG GGACCTCTGCTTCTCAGCCTATAGCACCAGAAGACTCCATGAATCAAGGACCTCTTGCAATCCCTCAAGCTGTTTCCCCACCCGATCAAACAACAGTGCAGCAGCAGTTTAAGGAACAAACAAGCACCTCAGACACCAAAAATCCAAAGAAGCTGGGCAAAAAAGGAATTTCAGAAACCACTGCTGAGCATG GGACCTCTGCTGCTCAACCTAGATTACCAGAAGACTCAGTTTGCCCACTGGATCCAACAACAGTGCAGCAGCAGTTTAAAGAAGGTGAAACTAACATAGGCAACAAAAGTCCAAAGAAGTTGGGCAAAAGAGGAATTTCAGAATCCTCTGCTGAGCATG ACATGGATACACATGAAACTGCCAAAGTACAAACATTAGAAGAACAGTTACACAGAGTCACACCAGAAGCATTTTATGAACCTGGTTCAGTGCTTGAATTGGAAGTAAAGGAAGAGGAGAAAGTTTTGGCAACATCTGAAGATGAACAGCACTTGAGAGATTTTGGAG AGACTTCCTCTTCTAAAATCACAGCTGCTGATGACTGGTTAGAACAAAGTCCTCTTGCAATCCCCAAAGCAGTGGGCCAACTCCATCCAACACCATTAAATCAGCACATTGGGGAAGGTTCAGTGTCTGTAGGATCAAAAAATGAAGAGAAGTTGGGGAAAAGAAGATTTTCAGACTCTAGTGCTGGGCATG GGACAGACACAAGTGGAATTGCCAAAATGCTTAGGTCAGAGGAACAGTTACCTTCAGTTTCATCCGAGACATTTTATGAACCTCATTTTTCAATGCACAAGAGTAAAAGTAATGAAGAGAAGAAAGCTTTGGCAACACCTGGAAACAGTACATCGGGAGGGTTTGGAG GAGAAGGTGACGGAACTCCATCATCTACTCAACAAAGTGTTCTTGATCAGGGAACTAGCATCATTGAGATGGCCACAGCTGCAGGCCATGAGGAAGTACCGGTAAGTTTTTgcatcatttttaaaaacctTAAAGGAACATTAGCTTATTtagagagtttttttttaagtttttag
- the LOC141880986 gene encoding uncharacterized protein LOC141880986 produces the protein MKELFCAVDMVIMPSKSEGFGLVALEALSAGLPILVGNNSGFARAMKSIPNGKYIIVGDSGDPAKWAEAIEDVRDRHEVVLEESKMLKEHYSKKFCWKKQCEELVARLWKMVCGTAASQAIGADNMVEQCPSLVPESLRQPYRKAIEQHIEKGAVMSGGGKGLNTNEGITIQRSEQQLPSVSSKPFYEPHYDQKSETNDEKKALAAYKNKQYVKKVGGNLIKVILNAPQLEEEKQRDFSHLLAQDVRDYANLQDHSTDKLKGVGKLTVAILTRYWLQFEDYEMGSLIIII, from the exons ATGAAGGAGCTTTTTTGTGCAGTGGATATGGTCATCATGCCTTCAAAATCAGAGGGGTTTGGCCTTGTTGCCCTTGAAGCCCTCTCAGCTGGCTTACCGATTCTTGTTGGGAACAACTCAGGATTTGCAAGAGCAATGAAGAGCATTCCCAACGGAAAATACATTATAGTTGGAGATTCAGGAGATCCTGCTAAATGGGCTGAAGCAATTGAGGATGTACGAGATAGACATGAAGTGGTCCTTGAAGAAAGTAAAATGCTGAAAGAGCATTATAGCAAGAAGTTCTGTTGGAAAAAACAGTGTGAAGAACTTGTTGCGAGATTATGGAAGATGGTTTGTG GGACCGCTGCATCTCAAGCCATAGGAGCAGATAACATGGTTGAACAATGCCCTAGTTTAGTGCCAGAATCACTTCGTCAACCTTATCGAAAAGCCATAGAACAGCACATTGAGAAAGGAGCAGTTATGTCAGGTGGAGGAAAAG GGTTGAATACAAATGAAGGCATCACAATACAAAGATCAGAGCAACAGTTACCTTCTGTTTCATCAAAGCCTTTTTATGAACCTCATTATGATCAAAAAAGCGAAACTAATGATGAGAAGAAAGCTTTGGCAGCatataaaaacaaacagtATGTAAAAAAGGTTGGAG GGAATCTCATCAAGGTTATTTTGAATGCACCACAGTTAGAGgaggaaaaacaaagagattTCTCTCATTTGCTAGCTCAGGACGTTCgagattatgcaaatttacaAGATCATTCCACAGATAAACTAAAAGGAGTGGGGAAATTGACAGTTGCCATACTAACACGTTATTGGCTACAGTTTGAGGATTATGAGATGGGCTCTCTGATCATCATAATTTAA